A region from the Mya arenaria isolate MELC-2E11 chromosome 2, ASM2691426v1 genome encodes:
- the LOC128213459 gene encoding visual pigment-like receptor peropsin, with the protein MTEIKREREREHSGWSLGSIGCQIYGFTGMLFGLGNIGTLTLISIDRYLLTCKHSRCNYAAERTGIACLVSIRNSRMQYMSYVMSVFITSFLLPSLIITYCYANTWKFLKTLGDGRLQENIEWTHEKQIAKLFLRDIFDSKIAVNLFQMCLIVIVLFLVAWTPYAVVCLWSAFGDLDDVPLPLLAIPSICAKTSACYNPVVYSLVNERFQLAFRKMVGLRTSRRNLLLMRLHNIGNE; encoded by the exons ATGACAGAGATCAAACGAGAAAGGGAAAGAGAACA TTCAGGGTGGAGTCTGGGCTCAATTGGTTGTCAAATTTACGGGTTTACGGGTATGCTGTTTGGGCTGGGTAATATTGGAACCCTGACACTAATCAGCATTGACCGCTATCTTCTCACTTGCAAACACTCGCGGTGTAA TTATGCCGCCGAACGAACTGGGATTGCCTGCCTCGTTTCAATACGGAACAGCCGGATGCAGTATATGTCCTACGTGATGTCAGTGTTTATAACAAGCTTTCTTCTGCCTTCTCTTATAATCACCTATTGCTATGCCAACACCTGGAAGTTTTTAAAAACGTTAGGGGACGGTCGACTTCAGGAAAATATTGAATGGACGCACGAGAAGCAAATTGCAAAG ctATTTCTTCGAGACATTTTCGACAGTAAAATAGCAGTCAATCTTTTTCAGATGTGCCTGATAGTCATTGTTCTGTTCCTGGTTGCGTGGACTCCATATGCAGTTGTGTGTCTGTGGTCAGCTTTCGGGGATCTGGATGACGTTCCACTGCCATTGCTGGCCATTCCTTCAATTTGTGCCAAAACGTCCGCCTGTTATAACCCTGTGGTATATTCCTTAGTCAACGAACGGTTTCAATTAGCCTTCAGGAAAATGGTTGGCCTTAGAACGTCTAGACGAAACCTGTTGCTAATGAGACTACATAACATTGGCAACGAATAA